The Streptomyces tendae genome has a window encoding:
- a CDS encoding ATP-binding protein produces MDSEGTQDARGTQAGPVPRPAGPPQVPAAPPRPTRAPGMPPPPDGSAFLSWLRTARPEALPGIWRFGHRPRPEEEPERIPGRQLFSGALIAFLVGWLIWSLLWNGYLGGWWLLPLYAMIPDSWAEPHSFASVVVVYAYYVLVAGIIMVGVGRLGRWGEIWRRYGPPAWRRAPRDEPPPAPEEDPAGWPALRAAGAVDAAERLASDARAGMMRDVDHARIARAWQGVRNGRHSLATFTGAVLKDGAAACPHPSGARDLPARQARHDLLTGQVRLGTTADDPRNPYVYRGTGLALGPDLLGTSLLAVGPAGSGKTGGVVLPVAESLCLQALAGKSAVVVVGAAGAGLGPADAYDVVVRIGSPDSVYDLDLYGGTTDPDEAAAVLAEALVGDLADPHPGSDSRRSTTVLAQLLGPFRAVHGRFPSVPELRQLLDGAPGPLAALRKGLQDAGQESLLRELDARERQLAHPGDVGGILADRVALLDRPAFAGFFDTSGQSRPFSLKALDHPVRVRVDLPQRGHADASRMLARLVLAQFTASVTVREDRSLFACLVLDDATGVITPEAVRGIQRLRSANAGVVLTLRTLDDVPRPLRGPLLGATGCRMALAGLTPWDGQDFAEVWGKEWTEARDVTDRQIIAESPAGKAVHALRRAITGKAPTARAVTVRQVERERWSASELAHAVPAGHAVLSLTNVKGEHAPPLLVDLRE; encoded by the coding sequence ATGGACAGCGAGGGTACCCAGGACGCGCGGGGCACACAGGCCGGTCCCGTGCCGCGCCCGGCGGGACCACCTCAGGTACCGGCGGCGCCACCGCGCCCTACCCGCGCACCGGGCATGCCGCCGCCCCCGGACGGGTCCGCGTTCCTGTCCTGGCTGCGCACCGCCCGCCCGGAGGCGCTCCCCGGCATCTGGCGGTTCGGGCACCGGCCCCGGCCCGAGGAGGAGCCGGAGCGCATCCCGGGACGCCAGTTGTTCAGCGGCGCGCTGATCGCGTTCCTCGTCGGCTGGCTGATCTGGTCCCTGCTGTGGAACGGCTACCTGGGCGGCTGGTGGCTGCTGCCGCTGTACGCGATGATCCCCGACTCCTGGGCCGAGCCGCACAGCTTCGCCTCCGTGGTGGTCGTCTACGCCTACTACGTGCTCGTCGCCGGGATCATCATGGTCGGCGTGGGCCGGCTCGGCCGCTGGGGCGAGATCTGGCGCCGCTACGGTCCGCCCGCCTGGCGCCGCGCCCCCCGGGACGAGCCCCCGCCCGCCCCCGAGGAGGACCCGGCCGGCTGGCCCGCGCTGCGCGCCGCCGGCGCCGTCGACGCCGCCGAGCGGCTCGCCTCCGACGCCCGAGCCGGGATGATGCGGGACGTCGACCACGCCCGCATCGCCCGCGCCTGGCAGGGCGTGCGCAACGGCCGGCACAGCCTCGCCACCTTCACCGGGGCCGTGCTCAAGGACGGTGCCGCCGCCTGCCCGCACCCCTCCGGGGCCCGCGACCTGCCCGCCCGGCAGGCCCGGCACGACCTGCTCACCGGACAGGTCCGGCTCGGCACCACCGCCGACGACCCCCGCAACCCCTACGTCTACCGCGGCACCGGCCTCGCCCTCGGCCCGGACCTGCTCGGCACCTCCCTGCTCGCGGTCGGGCCGGCCGGGTCGGGCAAGACCGGCGGGGTGGTCCTGCCGGTCGCCGAGTCGCTGTGTCTCCAGGCGCTCGCCGGGAAGAGCGCCGTGGTGGTGGTCGGCGCGGCCGGCGCGGGCCTCGGCCCGGCCGACGCCTACGACGTCGTCGTCCGCATCGGCAGCCCCGACTCCGTCTACGACCTCGACCTGTACGGCGGCACCACCGACCCCGACGAGGCGGCGGCCGTGCTCGCCGAGGCGCTGGTCGGCGACCTGGCGGACCCGCACCCGGGCAGCGACAGCCGCCGCTCCACCACCGTCCTCGCCCAGCTCCTCGGCCCGTTCCGCGCGGTGCACGGCCGTTTCCCGTCGGTGCCCGAACTGCGGCAGCTCCTCGACGGCGCCCCCGGCCCGCTGGCCGCCCTGCGCAAGGGGCTGCAGGACGCGGGCCAGGAGTCGCTGCTGCGTGAACTCGACGCCCGCGAACGGCAGCTGGCCCACCCCGGCGACGTGGGCGGGATCCTCGCCGACCGGGTGGCGCTGCTGGACCGGCCCGCCTTCGCCGGGTTCTTCGACACCTCGGGACAGTCCCGGCCGTTCTCCCTCAAGGCGCTCGACCACCCGGTCCGGGTGCGCGTGGACCTGCCCCAGCGGGGTCACGCCGACGCCTCGCGGATGCTGGCGCGCCTGGTGCTCGCGCAGTTCACCGCGAGCGTGACCGTACGCGAGGACCGCTCCCTGTTCGCCTGCCTGGTGCTGGACGACGCCACCGGCGTGATCACCCCCGAGGCCGTGCGCGGCATCCAGCGGCTGCGGTCGGCCAACGCCGGTGTGGTGCTGACCCTGCGCACCCTGGACGACGTGCCCCGGCCACTGCGCGGGCCGCTGCTCGGCGCCACCGGCTGCCGCATGGCGCTGGCCGGGCTCACCCCCTGGGACGGCCAGGACTTCGCCGAGGTCTGGGGCAAGGAGTGGACCGAGGCACGGGACGTCACCGACCGGCAGATCATCGCCGAGAGCCCGGCGGGCAAGGCGGTGCATGCGTTGCGCCGCGCGATCACCGGCAAGGCGCCGACCGCGCGGGCGGTCACCGTGCGTCAGGTCGAACGGGAACGGTGGTCGGCCTCCGAGCTGGCGCACGCGGTGCCCGCGGGACACGCGGTCCTGTCGCTGACGAACGTGAAGGGGGAGCACGCGCCGCCGCTGCTGGTGGACCTGCGGGAGTGA
- a CDS encoding phosphatase PAP2 family protein has translation MLLLGPPVLLFLLITWQVVVDGPLLGLDERLSDALVRPDRASELLSDLGNVDVAVPVLVVVLAAAAWRLRATGVDRWWLPPVAGAAAMVLVPVLVAPLKAWTDRPGTPAVPPATGYYPSGHTATAVVAYGAATLLLLPLLRSPAVRRALLALCAALILGASYGLVRRGYHWPLDVVASWCLGAVLLAGVWLLVSRSSRRTSAGTPSRRTGPS, from the coding sequence ATGCTGCTGCTCGGACCGCCGGTTCTGCTCTTCCTGCTGATCACCTGGCAGGTCGTCGTCGACGGTCCCCTCCTCGGCCTCGACGAGCGGCTGAGTGACGCCCTGGTACGTCCCGACCGCGCCTCCGAACTGCTCTCCGACCTCGGCAACGTCGACGTGGCGGTGCCGGTCCTGGTGGTCGTGCTGGCCGCTGCGGCGTGGCGGCTGCGTGCCACAGGTGTGGACCGCTGGTGGCTGCCGCCCGTCGCCGGGGCGGCGGCGATGGTGCTGGTGCCGGTGCTGGTCGCGCCGCTGAAGGCGTGGACGGACCGCCCGGGCACCCCCGCCGTGCCGCCGGCGACCGGCTACTACCCCTCCGGCCACACCGCCACCGCGGTCGTGGCGTACGGCGCGGCGACCCTGCTGCTCCTTCCGCTGCTGCGGTCGCCGGCCGTACGCCGTGCACTGCTCGCCCTGTGCGCCGCGTTGATCCTGGGCGCCTCCTACGGCCTGGTGCGCCGGGGCTACCACTGGCCGCTGGACGTGGTGGCCAGTTGGTGCCTCGGAGCGGTGCTGCTGGCCGGTGTGTGGCTGCTGGTCAGCCGAAGTAGCCGTCGAACGTCCGCTGGAACTCCCAGCCGCCGAACCGGTCCCAGTTGA
- a CDS encoding acyl-CoA dehydrogenase family protein, with protein MSAVPETPAAPSRPTVTEREAREVAEAAREQDWRKPSFAKELFLGRFRPDLIHPHPLPADQDVQRGEEFLAKLRDFCETQIDGAAIEREAVIPDEVITGLKELGALGMKIDTKYGGLGLTQVYYNKALALVGSASPAIGALLSAHQSIGVPQPLKIFGTPEQKETFLPRCARTDISAFLLTEPDVGSDPARLATTAVPDGDDYVLDGVKLWTTNGVVADLLVVMARVPTSEGHRGGITAFVVEASSEGVTVENRNAFMGLRGLENGVTRFHQVRVPASHRIGEEGQGLKIALTTLNTGRLSLPAMCVGAGKWCLKIAREWSAVRAQWGKPVALHEAVGSKIAFIAATTFALEAVVDLSSQMADEDRNDIRIEAALAKLYGSEMAWLMADELVQIRGGRGFETADSLRARGERAVPAEQMLRDLRINRIFEGSTEIMHLLIAREAVDAHLSVAGDLIDPDKSLGDKARAGANAGVFYAKWLPKLVAGPGRLPGAYGDFKHGIDLSPHLRYVERSSRKLARSTFYAMSRWQGRMETKQGFLGRIVDIGAELFAMSAACVRAELLRSRGDHGREAYQLADAFCRQARLRVEELFGRLWSNTDDLDRKVVKNVLAGSYAWLEDGVVDPSGDGPWIADATPGPPTRDNVHRPIR; from the coding sequence ATGTCCGCAGTACCCGAGACGCCAGCGGCACCGTCCCGGCCGACCGTCACCGAGCGTGAGGCCCGTGAGGTCGCCGAGGCCGCACGGGAGCAGGACTGGCGCAAGCCCAGCTTCGCCAAGGAACTGTTCCTCGGCCGCTTCCGGCCGGACCTCATCCACCCCCACCCGCTCCCCGCCGACCAGGACGTCCAGCGCGGCGAGGAGTTCCTCGCCAAGCTCCGCGACTTCTGCGAGACACAGATCGACGGCGCCGCGATCGAGCGCGAGGCGGTCATCCCCGACGAGGTGATCACCGGACTCAAGGAGCTCGGCGCCCTCGGCATGAAGATCGACACCAAGTACGGCGGCCTCGGCCTCACCCAGGTGTACTACAACAAGGCCCTGGCCCTGGTCGGCTCCGCCAGCCCCGCGATCGGCGCGCTGCTCTCCGCCCACCAGTCCATCGGCGTCCCACAGCCGCTGAAGATCTTCGGCACGCCGGAGCAGAAGGAGACGTTCCTGCCGCGCTGCGCGCGCACCGACATCTCCGCCTTCCTCCTCACCGAGCCCGACGTGGGCTCCGACCCGGCCCGGCTCGCCACGACGGCGGTCCCCGACGGCGACGACTACGTGCTGGACGGCGTGAAGCTGTGGACCACCAACGGCGTGGTCGCCGACCTGCTGGTCGTCATGGCCCGCGTCCCCACGTCGGAGGGCCACCGGGGCGGCATCACCGCCTTCGTCGTGGAGGCGTCCTCCGAGGGCGTCACCGTGGAGAACCGCAACGCCTTCATGGGCCTGCGCGGCCTGGAGAACGGCGTCACCCGCTTCCATCAGGTGCGCGTCCCCGCGTCCCACCGCATCGGCGAGGAGGGGCAGGGCCTGAAGATCGCCCTGACCACCCTCAACACCGGACGGCTGTCCCTGCCCGCGATGTGCGTCGGCGCCGGCAAGTGGTGCCTGAAGATCGCCCGCGAGTGGTCCGCCGTCCGCGCGCAGTGGGGCAAGCCGGTCGCGCTGCACGAGGCCGTCGGCTCCAAGATCGCGTTCATCGCGGCGACCACCTTCGCGCTGGAGGCCGTGGTCGACCTGTCCTCGCAGATGGCCGACGAGGACCGCAACGACATCCGCATCGAGGCCGCCCTCGCCAAGCTGTACGGCTCGGAGATGGCCTGGCTGATGGCCGACGAACTGGTACAGATCCGCGGCGGACGCGGCTTCGAGACCGCCGACTCGCTGCGGGCCCGCGGGGAGCGGGCGGTCCCGGCCGAGCAGATGCTGCGCGACCTGCGCATCAACCGAATCTTCGAGGGCTCGACCGAGATCATGCACCTGCTGATCGCGCGCGAGGCCGTCGACGCCCACCTGTCGGTCGCCGGGGACCTCATCGACCCCGACAAGAGCCTCGGCGACAAGGCGAGGGCGGGCGCGAACGCGGGCGTCTTCTACGCCAAATGGCTGCCGAAACTGGTCGCGGGACCCGGCCGGCTCCCGGGCGCGTACGGCGACTTCAAGCACGGCATCGACCTCTCCCCGCACCTGCGCTACGTCGAGCGCAGCTCCCGCAAGCTCGCCCGCTCCACCTTCTACGCCATGTCCCGCTGGCAGGGCCGGATGGAGACCAAGCAGGGCTTCCTCGGCCGGATCGTCGACATCGGCGCCGAACTGTTCGCGATGAGCGCCGCGTGCGTCCGCGCGGAACTGCTGCGCAGCCGGGGCGACCACGGCCGCGAGGCCTACCAGCTCGCCGACGCCTTCTGCCGCCAGGCACGGCTGCGCGTCGAGGAACTGTTCGGCCGGCTCTGGAGCAACACCGACGACCTCGACCGCAAGGTCGTCAAGAACGTCCTCGCGGGCAGTTACGCGTGGCTGGAGGACGGCGTCGTCGACCCCTCCGGCGACGGACCGTGGATCGCGGACGCCACCCCCGGCCCGCCCACCCGGGACAACGTGCACCGGCCGATCCGCTGA
- a CDS encoding PucR family transcriptional regulator, with amino-acid sequence MPPTLASLVHHSALKLTVRAGEDRLDAPVRWAHASELADPVPYMEGGELLLITALKLDAEDREAMRRYVKRLAGAGVVGLGFAVGVHYDDIPEALVEAAREEGLPLLEVPRRTPFLAISKAVSAAIAADQYRAVTAGFAAQRELTRQTLTDGPEGLLAALAAQVDGWAALYDASGAVVAAAPDWAARRAARLTAEVTRLRERPTPASSVVAGPEDEDRVELHSLGTGRRPRAALAVGTAAAPGTADRYAVHSAVALLTLTTERSRSLHAAEQRIGAAVLRMLLAGEPDHARTVAGDLYGGLLDAPFRIIVARGEANGDALGALAESAESAAARSGEAVLVVPDGERLVVLAADGGTVVGACCDHAAAREAARKTDDDELVVGLSAPAGPIAASAAYKQAEQALSVARRRGRVLVEHEQMAAGSVLPLLADDAVKAFADGLLRALRDHDATGRGDLVASLRAWLSRHGQWDAAAADLGVHRHTLRYRMRRVEEILGRSLDDPDVRMELWLALKATATDPA; translated from the coding sequence ATGCCCCCGACGCTCGCCTCGCTCGTCCACCACTCCGCGCTCAAGCTGACCGTGCGCGCGGGGGAGGACCGCCTCGACGCGCCCGTCCGGTGGGCGCACGCCAGTGAGCTCGCCGACCCCGTGCCGTACATGGAGGGCGGCGAGCTGCTGCTGATCACCGCGCTGAAGCTCGACGCGGAGGACCGCGAGGCGATGCGCCGCTACGTGAAGCGGCTGGCCGGGGCGGGCGTGGTCGGACTCGGGTTCGCCGTCGGCGTCCACTACGACGACATTCCCGAGGCGCTGGTCGAGGCCGCCCGCGAGGAAGGGCTGCCGCTGCTCGAGGTGCCGCGCCGTACCCCGTTCCTCGCCATCAGCAAGGCCGTCTCCGCCGCGATCGCCGCCGACCAGTACCGCGCGGTCACCGCCGGTTTCGCCGCCCAGCGGGAACTGACCCGGCAGACCCTCACCGACGGGCCCGAAGGGCTGCTGGCCGCGCTCGCCGCCCAGGTCGACGGCTGGGCCGCGCTGTACGACGCCTCCGGTGCCGTCGTCGCCGCCGCCCCGGACTGGGCGGCCCGGCGTGCCGCCCGGCTGACCGCGGAGGTCACCCGGCTGCGCGAACGGCCCACGCCCGCCTCCTCGGTGGTGGCGGGACCCGAGGACGAGGACCGGGTCGAACTGCACTCCCTCGGCACCGGACGCCGCCCCCGCGCCGCGCTCGCCGTCGGGACCGCGGCCGCGCCGGGCACCGCCGACCGCTACGCCGTCCACTCCGCCGTCGCGCTGCTCACCCTCACCACCGAACGTTCCCGCTCGCTGCACGCGGCCGAACAGCGCATCGGCGCGGCCGTGCTGCGCATGCTGCTCGCCGGGGAGCCGGATCACGCCCGGACGGTCGCCGGTGACCTGTACGGCGGTCTGCTCGACGCGCCGTTCCGGATCATCGTGGCCCGGGGCGAGGCGAACGGCGACGCCCTTGGAGCCCTCGCCGAGTCCGCCGAGTCCGCCGCGGCGCGCTCCGGCGAGGCGGTCCTCGTGGTGCCGGACGGAGAGCGGCTGGTCGTGCTGGCCGCCGACGGCGGCACCGTTGTCGGGGCCTGCTGCGACCACGCCGCCGCGCGGGAGGCCGCCCGCAAGACCGACGACGACGAACTGGTCGTCGGCCTGTCCGCGCCGGCCGGGCCGATCGCCGCGTCCGCCGCCTACAAGCAGGCCGAACAGGCGCTGTCCGTGGCCCGGCGGCGGGGCAGGGTGCTGGTGGAGCACGAGCAGATGGCCGCCGGTTCCGTACTGCCGCTGCTCGCCGACGACGCGGTCAAGGCGTTCGCGGACGGGCTGCTGCGGGCGCTGCGCGACCACGACGCGACCGGCCGCGGCGACCTCGTCGCCTCCCTGCGCGCCTGGCTCTCCCGCCACGGCCAGTGGGACGCGGCGGCGGCCGACCTGGGCGTCCACCGCCACACCCTGCGCTACCGGATGCGCCGCGTCGAGGAGATCCTCGGCCGCTCCCTGGACGACCCGGACGTCCGCATGGAGCTGTGGCTGGCCTTGAAGGCGACGGCCACCGACCCCGCCTGA
- a CDS encoding aldehyde dehydrogenase family protein, with translation MTSTHAFWLAGRQATGETAFDVTSPWDGRVVGAVSVPTDAQVEEAVAAAYAVRDEFAATPAHVRAAALDHVSRRLAERTEEIARVISAENGKPMKWARGEVGRAVSVFRFASEEARRFNGGEAQRLDTDAGGQGRLAFTRRFPKGVVLGIAPFNFPLNLCAHKVAPAIAAGAPIVLKPAPATPLSALVLGELLAETELPAGSWSILPVPNDRMPALVQDERLPVISFTGSEKVGYAIMDSVPRKHCTLELGGNGAAVVLADFASDEDLDWAASRIATFSNYQGGQSCISVQRVIADASVYDRLLPRIVAAVEAQVTGDPSDDATDVGPLVSEDAARRVEEWVQEAVEAGATLVTGGKRDGASYAPTVLTDVPADVTISCEEVFGPVLTVRKVHGEEEAFAAVNDSKYGLQAGVFTHDLQTAFRAHRALEVGGVVVGDVPSYRADQMPYGGVKQSGVGREGVRFAMEDYTYERVMVLTGLAL, from the coding sequence ATGACTTCCACCCACGCCTTCTGGCTCGCCGGCCGCCAGGCCACCGGCGAGACCGCCTTCGACGTCACCTCCCCCTGGGACGGCCGGGTCGTCGGCGCCGTGAGCGTGCCGACCGACGCCCAGGTCGAGGAGGCCGTCGCCGCCGCGTACGCCGTGCGGGACGAGTTCGCCGCCACCCCCGCCCATGTCCGCGCCGCCGCCCTGGACCACGTCAGCCGGCGGCTGGCCGAGCGCACGGAAGAGATCGCCCGGGTCATCTCCGCCGAGAACGGCAAGCCGATGAAGTGGGCGCGCGGCGAGGTCGGCCGCGCCGTCTCCGTGTTCCGCTTCGCCTCCGAGGAGGCCCGCCGCTTCAACGGCGGCGAGGCGCAGCGCCTCGACACCGACGCGGGCGGCCAGGGCCGGCTCGCCTTCACCCGCCGCTTCCCCAAGGGCGTCGTGCTCGGTATCGCGCCGTTCAACTTCCCGCTGAACCTGTGCGCCCACAAGGTGGCCCCGGCGATCGCCGCCGGCGCGCCCATCGTCCTGAAGCCGGCGCCGGCCACCCCGCTGTCGGCGCTGGTCCTCGGCGAGCTGCTGGCCGAGACCGAGCTGCCCGCCGGTTCCTGGAGCATCCTTCCGGTCCCCAACGACCGCATGCCCGCACTGGTCCAGGACGAGCGGCTGCCGGTGATCTCCTTCACCGGCTCCGAGAAGGTCGGCTACGCGATCATGGACTCGGTGCCGCGCAAGCACTGCACCCTGGAGCTCGGCGGCAACGGCGCGGCCGTCGTCCTCGCCGACTTCGCGAGCGACGAGGACCTCGATTGGGCCGCGTCGCGCATCGCCACCTTCTCCAACTACCAGGGCGGCCAGTCCTGCATCTCCGTGCAGCGCGTGATCGCGGACGCCTCGGTGTACGACCGGCTGCTGCCGCGCATCGTCGCCGCCGTGGAGGCGCAGGTCACCGGTGACCCGTCCGACGACGCGACGGACGTCGGCCCGCTGGTCAGCGAGGACGCCGCCCGGCGCGTCGAGGAGTGGGTGCAGGAGGCCGTCGAGGCCGGCGCCACCCTGGTCACCGGTGGCAAGCGCGACGGCGCCTCGTACGCGCCGACCGTGCTGACCGACGTGCCGGCCGACGTCACGATCTCCTGCGAGGAGGTCTTCGGGCCGGTGCTGACGGTGCGCAAGGTGCACGGCGAGGAGGAGGCGTTCGCCGCCGTCAACGACTCCAAGTACGGCCTCCAGGCGGGGGTGTTCACCCACGACCTGCAGACCGCCTTCCGCGCCCACCGCGCCCTCGAGGTCGGCGGTGTGGTCGTCGGTGACGTGCCGTCCTACCGCGCCGACCAGATGCCGTACGGCGGCGTCAAGCAGTCCGGTGTGGGTCGCGAGGGCGTGCGGTTCGCGATGGAGGACTACACCTACGAGCGGGTCATGGTCCTCACCGGCCTCGCGCTCTGA
- a CDS encoding LacI family DNA-binding transcriptional regulator, giving the protein MVTLAEVAQHAGVSASTVSYVLSGKRSISATTRQRVERSIRELGYHPNAGARALASSRSNVIALMVPLRTDMYVPVMMEIAIAVATTARAHGYDVLLLTGEEGPDAVRRVAGSGLADGMILMDVELDDERLPVLRASAQPAVLIGLPADATGLTCVDLDFKATGALCVDHLAERGHRDVAVIGEAPAVYERHTGFAERTLDGLRTRARETGLRLLHRPCEGGYDATAVTVARILDERPDTTGFVVQNEAAVEPLLALLRQQGRAVPEDVSVVAVCPEQVAVQASVRLTSVALPAQEMGRRAVEQLVAKLDGRGRDEVVLLAPELTVRASSGPAPVR; this is encoded by the coding sequence ATGGTCACCCTCGCCGAGGTCGCCCAGCACGCCGGAGTCTCGGCGAGCACGGTGAGCTACGTACTCAGCGGCAAGCGGTCCATCTCCGCTACCACCCGGCAGCGGGTCGAGCGGAGCATCCGCGAGCTCGGCTACCACCCCAACGCCGGCGCCCGCGCCCTGGCCAGCAGCAGGTCCAACGTCATCGCCCTGATGGTCCCGCTGCGGACCGACATGTACGTGCCGGTGATGATGGAGATCGCCATAGCGGTGGCCACCACGGCCCGCGCCCACGGGTACGACGTGCTGCTGCTCACCGGCGAGGAGGGCCCCGACGCGGTGCGCCGGGTCGCCGGCAGCGGTCTCGCCGACGGCATGATCCTCATGGACGTCGAGCTCGACGACGAGCGGCTGCCCGTGCTGCGCGCTTCCGCCCAGCCGGCCGTGCTGATCGGACTGCCCGCCGACGCCACCGGCCTGACCTGCGTGGACCTCGACTTCAAGGCGACCGGCGCACTGTGCGTGGACCATCTCGCCGAGCGAGGGCACCGGGACGTCGCCGTCATCGGTGAGGCCCCGGCGGTCTACGAGCGGCACACCGGCTTCGCCGAGCGCACCCTGGACGGGCTGCGCACCCGCGCGCGGGAGACCGGGCTGCGGCTGCTGCACCGCCCTTGCGAGGGCGGGTACGACGCGACCGCCGTGACGGTCGCCCGGATCCTCGACGAGCGTCCGGACACCACGGGCTTCGTGGTGCAGAACGAGGCGGCGGTCGAGCCGCTCCTCGCACTGCTGCGGCAGCAGGGCCGGGCCGTGCCCGAGGACGTCTCGGTGGTCGCGGTCTGCCCGGAGCAGGTCGCCGTGCAGGCCTCGGTCCGGCTGACGTCGGTGGCCCTCCCCGCACAGGAGATGGGCCGACGCGCGGTGGAGCAGCTGGTCGCGAAGCTCGACGGGCGGGGCCGCGACGAGGTCGTGCTGCTCGCGCCCGAGCTGACGGTACGGGCGAGCTCGGGGCCGGCGCCGGTGCGGTGA
- the gabT gene encoding 4-aminobutyrate--2-oxoglutarate transaminase, translating to MTALPQERRVVTAIPGPKSRELQARRTAAVAQGVGSVLPVFTARAGGGIIEDVDGNRLIDFGSGIAVTSVGASAEAVVRRASAQLADFTHTCFMVTPYEGYVAVAEALAELTPGDHAKKSALFNSGAEAVENAVKIARAYTRRQAVVVFDHGYHGRTNLTMALTAKNMPYKHGFGPFAPEVYRVPVAYGYRWPTGPENAGPEAAAQAIDEMSKQVGAENIAAIIIEPVLGEGGFIEPAKGFLPAISEFARDNGIVFVADEIQSGFCRTGQWFACEDEGIVPDLITTAKGIAGGLPLAAVTGRAEIMDAAHSGGLGGTYGGNPVACAGALGAIETMKELDLNARAKAIEGVMKARLTAMAEKFDIIGDVRGRGAMIAIELVKDRATKEPNPEATAALAKACHQEGLLVLTCGTYGNVLRFLPPLVIGEDLLNEGLDIIEQAFAGV from the coding sequence ATGACCGCACTTCCGCAGGAGCGCCGCGTCGTCACCGCCATCCCCGGCCCGAAGTCGCGGGAGCTGCAGGCCCGCCGTACCGCCGCGGTCGCGCAGGGCGTGGGCTCCGTGCTGCCCGTGTTCACCGCGCGCGCCGGCGGCGGGATCATCGAGGACGTCGACGGCAACCGTCTGATCGACTTCGGTTCCGGCATCGCCGTGACCTCCGTCGGCGCCTCCGCCGAGGCCGTCGTCCGCCGCGCCTCCGCCCAGCTCGCCGACTTCACGCACACGTGTTTCATGGTGACGCCGTACGAGGGCTACGTGGCCGTCGCCGAGGCGCTCGCCGAGCTGACCCCGGGCGACCACGCCAAGAAGTCCGCGCTGTTCAACAGCGGCGCCGAGGCCGTCGAGAACGCCGTCAAGATCGCGCGTGCGTACACCAGGCGGCAGGCGGTCGTCGTGTTCGACCACGGCTACCACGGCCGCACCAACCTCACCATGGCGCTGACCGCGAAGAACATGCCGTACAAGCACGGCTTCGGTCCGTTCGCGCCCGAGGTGTACCGCGTTCCGGTCGCCTACGGCTACCGCTGGCCCACCGGCCCGGAGAACGCGGGCCCGGAGGCCGCCGCGCAGGCCATCGACGAGATGTCCAAGCAGGTGGGCGCGGAGAACATCGCCGCGATCATCATCGAGCCGGTGCTCGGCGAGGGCGGCTTCATCGAGCCCGCCAAGGGCTTCCTGCCGGCGATCAGCGAGTTCGCCCGGGACAACGGCATCGTCTTCGTCGCCGACGAGATCCAGTCGGGCTTCTGCCGCACCGGCCAGTGGTTCGCCTGCGAGGACGAGGGCATCGTGCCGGACCTCATCACCACGGCGAAGGGCATCGCGGGCGGTCTGCCGCTGGCCGCGGTCACCGGCCGCGCGGAGATCATGGACGCCGCGCACTCCGGCGGTCTGGGCGGCACCTACGGCGGCAACCCGGTGGCCTGCGCGGGCGCGCTGGGCGCCATCGAGACGATGAAGGAGCTGGACCTCAACGCCAGGGCCAAGGCCATCGAGGGCGTCATGAAGGCGCGCCTCACGGCGATGGCGGAGAAGTTCGACATCATCGGCGACGTCCGCGGCCGCGGCGCGATGATCGCGATCGAGCTGGTCAAGGACCGCGCCACCAAGGAGCCGAACCCGGAGGCGACGGCCGCACTGGCCAAGGCCTGCCACCAGGAGGGTCTGCTGGTCCTGACCTGTGGCACCTACGGCAACGTGCTGCGCTTCCTGCCCCCGCTGGTCATCGGCGAGGACCTGCTCAACGAGGGGCTGGACATCATCGAGCAGGCCTTCGCGGGCGTCTGA